The Algoriphagus sanaruensis genome window below encodes:
- a CDS encoding DUF2442 domain-containing protein: MVDSHQISEIKFEEDKMIILLDDRELKVNLKEVSPKLLLASDVERALYKISPSGYGIHWPLIDEDLSIKGFILKENDPNK; encoded by the coding sequence ATGGTGGATTCGCATCAAATTTCTGAAATAAAGTTTGAAGAAGACAAAATGATTATTCTACTGGATGACAGGGAGTTAAAAGTAAATTTAAAAGAAGTTTCTCCCAAGCTTCTATTAGCATCTGATGTAGAAAGAGCTTTATACAAAATTTCTCCTTCTGGCTATGGAATTCATTGGCCACTGATCGATGAGGATTTGTCTATAAAAGGATTTATACTAAAAGAGAATGATCCTAATAAGTGA
- a CDS encoding DUF4160 domain-containing protein, whose protein sequence is MPTILYILGWRIFFYSNEGEEPIHVHAQKGDMECKFWIDEEIMDIREAIGYNLTPKARKEIRKIIFQNFDLIVQSWKEYFKS, encoded by the coding sequence ATGCCTACCATACTTTACATACTTGGTTGGAGAATTTTCTTCTATTCAAATGAAGGAGAAGAACCAATTCACGTTCACGCACAAAAAGGTGATATGGAATGTAAATTCTGGATTGATGAAGAAATTATGGATATTCGAGAAGCGATTGGTTATAATTTGACCCCAAAGGCAAGAAAAGAAATTCGAAAAATCATCTTTCAAAATTTTGATTTAATCGTACAATCCTGGAAAGAATACTTTAAAAGCTAA